From Heptranchias perlo isolate sHepPer1 chromosome 8, sHepPer1.hap1, whole genome shotgun sequence, a single genomic window includes:
- the ccdc85a gene encoding coiled-coil domain-containing protein 85A — protein MTKNAEGSREDLSKISDEELMKWSKEELVRRLRRTDAEKMTVMIDHSNLIKEVNRRLQVHLTEIRGLKDVNQKLQEDNQELRDLCCFLDDDRQKGKKVSREWQRLGRYTAGVMRKEVALYLQKMKELEVKQDEVVKENLELKEMCLMLDEDKNAGAGSRTSIDSQSSLLHLNATSGLRDVGDGSSTSSTGSTDSPDHHKQLAGGSPEHLQKHRAASGGSPEHLQKHRGGSPEHQKHIISTGSPELLPKHMSGSPEHLQKHMISSSPEHQKHMMIGSPTPEHLQQHRGGSPERLKQHYGGSPEHLKHLGGSSREGTLRRPSAAAADELSPHHRSVYNGMNGGLVDLLKPQVFLQRLQAHSHNI, from the coding sequence atgactAAAAACGCGGAAGGATCGAGGGAGGACCTGTCTAAAATTTCGGACGAAGAGCTGATGAAGTGGAGCAAGGAGGAGCTGGTGAGGAGACTTCGAAGAACCGATGCCGAGAAGATGACGGTCATGATCGATCACAGCAACCTGATCAAAGAAGTGAACCGGCGGCTGCAGGTGCATCTGACCGAGATCCGGGGGCTCAAAGACGTGAACCAGAAACTGCAGGAGGACAACCAGGAGCTCAGGGACCTCTGCTGCTTCTTGGACGACGAcaggcagaaagggaagaaggTGTCCCGGGAATGGCAGCGGCTGGGCAGGTACACTGCGGGAGTGATGCGCAAAGAAGTTGCCTTGTATTTGCAAAaaatgaaggagctggaggtgaagcaggatgaggtggtgaaggagaatTTGGAGCTGAAGGAGATGTGCTTGATGCTGGATGAGGACAAGAACGCTGGCGCCGGCAGTAGGACTTCCATAGACAGTCAATCCAGTCTCCTCCACCTGAATGCCACAAGTGGTTTGAGGGACGTTGGGGATGGGAGCAGCACCTCCAGCACGGGTAGCACAGACAGCCCTGACCATCACAAGCAGTTAGCAGGAGGTAGCCCAGAGCACCTCCAGAAACACCGGGCTGCTAGTGGGGGCAGTCCCGAGCATCTCCAAAAGCACCGAGGTGGCAGCCCCGAGCATCAGAAGCACATCATAAGCACCGGCAGCCCTGAGCTTCTGCCAAAGCACATGAGCGGGAGCCCCGAGCATCTCCAGAAACACATGATCAGCTCGAGCCCCGAGCATCAAAAGCACATGATGATTGGCAGTCCGACTCCCGAGCATCTGCAGCAGCACAGAGGTGGCAGCCCCGAGCGCCTTAAACAACATTACGGAGGCAGTCCCGAGCATCTTAAACACCTGGGCGGCAGCAGCAGGGAAGGAACTCTGCGGAGACCATCGGCAGCAGCTGCAGACGAGCTTTCGCCTCATCACAGAAGTGTATACAATGGGATGAATGGTGGGTTGGTAGACCTACTGAAACCACAGGTGTTTTTGCAGAGACTACAAGCACATAGCCACAATATCTGA